In Chitinophaga nivalis, a single genomic region encodes these proteins:
- a CDS encoding acyl-CoA thioesterase: MTIEERIQASETRIFKAIFPESTNHYDTMFGGTAMYLMDEVAFITATRFTRKKVVTVSSDRIDFTKPIPAGTIIELIGRVTKVGNTSLKVSVEIFIEEMYSDVRELAISGTFTFVAIDDQKKPVKVL; this comes from the coding sequence ATGACAATAGAAGAACGTATCCAGGCATCAGAAACACGCATTTTCAAAGCGATCTTCCCGGAAAGCACCAACCATTATGATACCATGTTTGGTGGTACTGCGATGTACCTGATGGATGAAGTAGCCTTTATTACCGCTACCCGCTTTACCCGTAAAAAAGTAGTCACCGTTTCATCTGACCGGATTGATTTTACCAAGCCAATTCCTGCCGGTACCATCATTGAGCTGATTGGCAGAGTAACCAAGGTAGGCAATACCAGTCTGAAAGTATCGGTAGAGATTTTTATTGAAGAGATGTATTCGGATGTGAGAGAGCTGGCGATCTCCGGAACGTTCACCTTTGTGGCCATTGATGACCAGAAAAAACCTGTGAAAGTCCTATAA